One window of the Klebsiella sp. WP3-W18-ESBL-02 genome contains the following:
- a CDS encoding glutamate synthase small subunit produces MSQNVYQFIDLQRVDPPKKPLKIRKIEFIEIYEPFSEGQAKAQADRCLSCGNPYCEWKCPVHNYIPNWLKLANEGRIFEAAELSHQTNTLPEVCGRVCPQDRLCEGSCTLNDEFGAVTIGNIERYINDKAFEMGWRPDLTGVKQTGKKVAIIGAGPAGLACADVLTRNGVKAVVFDRHPEIGGLLTFGIPAFKLEKEVMTRRREIFTGMGIEFKLNVEVGRDVQLDDLLKDYDAVFLGVGTYQSMRGGLENEDASGVFDALPFLIANTKQIMGFGETAEEPYVSMEGKRVVVLGGGDTAMDCVRTSIRQNAAHVICAYRRDEENMPGSKREVKNAREEGVEFQFNIQPLGIEVNANGKVSGVKMARTEMGQPDAKGRRRAEIVAGSEHVIPADAVVMAFGFRPHSMEWLAKHSVELDSQGRIIAPEGHENAFQTSNPKIFAGGDIVRGSDLVVTAIAEGRKAADGIMNYLEV; encoded by the coding sequence ATGAGTCAGAACGTTTATCAATTTATCGACCTGCAGCGCGTTGATCCGCCGAAGAAACCGCTGAAGATCCGCAAGATCGAATTTATTGAGATCTACGAGCCGTTTTCCGAAGGCCAGGCCAAAGCACAGGCAGACCGCTGCCTGTCCTGCGGTAACCCGTACTGTGAGTGGAAATGTCCGGTACATAACTACATCCCTAACTGGCTGAAGCTCGCCAACGAAGGACGTATTTTTGAGGCAGCCGAGCTGTCGCACCAGACCAACACCCTGCCGGAAGTCTGCGGGCGCGTTTGCCCGCAGGACCGCCTGTGCGAAGGTTCCTGTACGCTGAACGACGAGTTCGGCGCAGTGACCATCGGCAACATCGAGCGCTATATCAACGATAAAGCGTTTGAGATGGGTTGGCGTCCGGATCTGACCGGCGTGAAGCAAACCGGCAAGAAAGTCGCCATCATCGGTGCGGGCCCGGCGGGCCTGGCATGCGCCGACGTACTGACCCGTAACGGCGTGAAAGCGGTGGTCTTTGACCGTCACCCTGAAATCGGCGGTCTGCTGACCTTCGGTATCCCGGCCTTCAAGCTGGAAAAAGAGGTGATGACCCGCCGCCGCGAAATCTTCACCGGGATGGGCATTGAGTTCAAACTGAATGTCGAAGTGGGACGCGACGTGCAGCTCGACGATCTGCTGAAAGATTACGACGCCGTCTTCCTCGGCGTGGGCACCTATCAGTCCATGCGCGGCGGCCTGGAGAACGAAGACGCGTCTGGCGTATTCGACGCTCTGCCGTTCCTGATTGCCAACACCAAGCAGATCATGGGCTTCGGCGAAACCGCCGAAGAACCGTACGTCAGCATGGAAGGCAAGCGCGTGGTGGTACTGGGCGGTGGTGATACTGCGATGGACTGCGTGCGCACCTCCATTCGTCAAAATGCGGCTCACGTTATCTGTGCTTATCGCCGTGACGAAGAGAACATGCCGGGTTCGAAACGCGAAGTGAAAAACGCGCGTGAAGAAGGCGTGGAATTCCAGTTCAACATCCAGCCGCTGGGCATTGAAGTGAATGCTAATGGCAAAGTAAGCGGCGTGAAGATGGCGCGCACCGAAATGGGACAGCCGGATGCGAAAGGCCGCCGTCGCGCGGAGATCGTCGCCGGTTCCGAGCATGTCATCCCGGCCGATGCCGTCGTGATGGCGTTTGGCTTCCGTCCACACAGCATGGAATGGCTGGCGAAACACAGCGTTGAGCTGGACTCTCAGGGCCGCATCATTGCGCCTGAAGGCCACGAAAACGCCTTCCAGACCAGCAACCCGAAAATCTTCGCCGGTGGTGACATCGTGCGTGGTTCGGATCTGGTGGTGACAGCAATTGCCGAAGGCCGTAAGGCGGCTGACGGGATTATGAACTACCTGGAAGTGTAA